In the genome of Yarrowia lipolytica chromosome 1B, complete sequence, the window agCAGAGACTgggggctgctgctgctgctgctgtggagcAGAAGGCTGGTGGGGCACCTGCTGAGGAACCTGCTGAGGTTGAGACTGCTGCACAGAAGGCGGTTGAGATgactgctggtgctggtgttgGACAGACTGCTGTTGTCTCTGAAgttcctgctgctgctgatgttgctgctgctggtgctgctgttggGCAGACTGCTGATGCTGTATAGTCTGTTGTCTGTggagctcctgctgctgggcagACTGCTGATGCTGGGCAGGTGTCTGGTGTTGTCGCATATCCTGCTGACGCTGGAGCTCCTGTTGGTGCTTCTGCTGAcgctccagctgctgctgctgctgctgttgctgctgttgctgctgttgctgctgttgctgctgttgctgctgttgctgctgttgctgttgctgttgctgctgctgctcctgagGCTGAACAGTCTGCTGGCGtatctgctcctgctcgggCATTTGTCTCTGCCGCTCGAGTTGCAGCTCTGGACTCACTCGTTTCTTTCTCAGTCCCGCGTAGGGAGTGGTCAACTCCAAAGACTGCTTAatgggagggggaggaggcagGGGTTCACCTCTCTTTGCCCTCTCGTCAGCCTCAATAGCCAGTCCGTGCCACCCTTTGGCCTCACCGTGCTTGTGAAAGTAGTTCTTCACCATCACGGCGGACTTGGAACGGAAGTGAGCAGCTACCTGTTCCCAGTTGGTGCCATGGGAACGGATTAGAATGGGTAGCAGGTTGACTTCGTTGACAGACCAATATGAAGAGGTCTTGAAGTCaccaggagcaggagctgcaTTGGCAACTGCTCCTGGAGCAACTACAACTGCAGCATCAGCCACACCAATTCCAGCCTCTCCAACTGTAGTCGCAGGCAGGGTATTTACAGCAATACCCCCGCCTGACGCCACACTCCCAACTGAAGGCTCCACCTTGACTCTCTTGACTTCCCGCTTCTCGCCCTCCATCTGCCGCTtcctctcctcctctccaaaCTGAGGAGCTGCCGCTCGTCTGGTTCTGATGGCTCCGTCGAACGCCATCTCATCCACAACGTCCTTCTTCCGTCTGCCCTTTCTGGCAGACCGTCTGTTACGCCCCGCGACGATAGCCTTGTAGTCCACCCGTGTCTTGGTTCTGTAGTAATGCAAAACACAGTCTCGGAAAGTCCGCAGACCGCCCATGGCAGCAGAAATACGACCAAACTGCTTGGGATGAGCAGCATACGCCTCGCAGAACAGCTCGTGTTCGGCAGCAGTGAAATTGTCAATGCCGTCCACATCTAGGCGTCGATGGAACGCCTGCTTGTCGGCCACAAAGTTGTTAGTATCCACGAAGAACACCTTCTGAcgcagctcctcgtccaaAATCATGTCTGGAATGGTGGCCGAGGTGAGCTTTGCACGCACTGACGGGTCACGTGCATGCTCCCGTTCGAGGTTGGCAAGGATCTCTAAAAACTCGGCCTCGGAACGGACGGTGTCTCCATGAGAGTGTCTGCCACGTCGTCCCGCAGCCACATCTTCGGCAGAACCCTTTTCACtgcccttctcctcgagcCCGCTCTCAGACTCCTTGGGGGCCCCATTGACACTGCTACCAGGAAGAGCAATTCCCTTGTCGCCGGTAGTCTGCTCAGGGCGAGGCATTTGCTGGTTGGCCTTGGAGACGgcctgctcctcgtcctGCGACCGCGTCACGTGCTGCTTGCTCCAAAGACGGTACTTGCTAATGTACtcctgctgcagctgcttcttcttggcgtagATAGCCTTGTTGCGGTCAGAAATGCGGGCAGCAAGAAGAGGTTGAATCACGGCAAAGTTGCGCGTGTTGGTCCTGTAACACTTGTAGTCACGTGTAGACTTGAGAGGAATAGACCGGAGGTACCGCATCTCAGCAACACGCTCGGAGCGGGGAAGAAGACGGTTAGAGAAGTAGGTGTTCTCCAGCCGGGTCATGGGGAACTCGTCAGGCTGGAAGTCGATGGAAGCTGTTATGACAACCGGTGAGACAGCAACTGGTGCAGCAACTGGCTCTGCCTTCTTGGTGACAACAGCTGTGGGGGTTGTCTCCTGGCCTCGTACGCCGACCGTAGCTGTACGCGGAGACACTCCATCCCCAACTGCAGCAGGGAGTTCCTCCTTCActgctggagcagcaggagtctcctccttgtcaaCGAGAGATTCGAGTTTCTCTTCAACGGCAAAAGTCACCTTTGCAGGTGCAGGTGCTTTGACATCCATCTTTTCAGGCTCTTCCTTCGACTCTGGCTCAAGGCACACGTCCATCTTGTCAGACTCGACATGGgcaactgctgctgctgctgctgcctcaTTAGCTtcaacagcatcaacagccCTCTCCAGAACCGCATCCTTCATCACCACGTCCTCTGTCACAGGGGCAGGATCTACTGGAGGTGTGACGGTAGATGCAGTGGCTGCCGTGGATCCAGTAGCTCCAGTAGCTCCAGGTAAAGCAAGGCCACCAGGAAGACTAAGACGCTGGCTCTGTTGTTGGGAAACAGGGGGAACCGTGGGCAGTGAAATTGACCGCACAGGAAGAGTCTCGATGGAGGTGGCAGCAAGAGACCGAGCTGTGGTGGGAGACACGGAGGCAGAGgtggcagcggcagcaacggctgcttcttcttcgacctccatctcctcctccagcttttGCATTTCGAGCTCAAGCTCTTTTTCAAGAGCGTCGCccatgtcgtcgtcaaCTGCAGCGGAGGGAGCTTCAGTGATAGGCGGTTTCTCTGCCGTAGCAGGAGCTGTGGAGGGTTCATTAGTTGCGACAGTAGGAGTGGAGGTCTCGACAGTGGTCTTGGGAGCAGCCTTCGGAGCAGCATCAGCTATTAGAATATTGTCTTTAGCGCTCGTGGTCAGTGTGGGTGTAACAGTAGATACTGCAGCCATCGTAGGAGCATCAGAAGTGCCATGAGCTGAGGACTCCTTTGCATGCTCTTTAGTCTTGGCTTCCTCTTTGACACACTCTTTGACAGGCTCCTTAATAGGCcccttgaccttctccttgactTCCTCCGCTGCCGCTTCAGATttctcaacagcagagGGCTTGTCAGCTTCATTCGCCTCCGCAGTCTTGGTGTCTGCAGCTTTGTTCTCTGCAACCTTCGTCTCAGCCTTCGCATCAACCTTTGACTCCACATGATTCTCCATCGGCTTCTTAGCCTCTGTAGGCTTATCTGATTGTGTTTTGGGCCGtttgtcctccttgacctccttatcctccttgatcttaCCCTCCCTTaccttttcctccttgaccttgccATCCGTCGATGCCATCTTTTCCTTTTGTACATAGTTTTCGGTTGTTTTTGGCGGCATCGATTCAGCAATATGGTCTGTTCCGTTCTTCACCaccttttcctccttgcCGTTTTCAATCACTGGATCCTCGTGCATGGCAATGTCTGCGGGACCCGGCGTGTCGGCCTTGAGTTGCCtaccctccttcttgacctcttccttgagctccttgacccTCTTGGAGTCGTCGTGTTTCACCTCGACGCCCTTCTTGCGAGCAATCTCCTCAGGCTCCTCAGGATGCGTGTCGGAGTATGTGTGGAGATCATGTTGGTGGCTAAGCGATGAGGCGTGCTTTGGGAGAGATTTTTGATGCGGCTTCCTCAGTGGCCTGCTACCGTTTCTAGCAGGACTTGCGACATCTGGGGACGCGGAGCGATgcaggtcacgtggaagGGGCGATTTACGCACCGACTCACGTGATAAGGAATCTCGTGCATCCCTGGTGTCGCGTGAAAACCTTCGCTCGTCACTCGGTGAGTTACACACCGAATTGGAAGCTGAGGCCGCTGCAGAAGCTGCAACTGCGGGCGGCACGCTCGGCGACTCGTTTTTGACAAAATGCGGGAACAAGTCATCCGCAGGAGGTACACGTGACACACTGCCATCCTCTAcacggtcacgtgagaggTCACGCGGGTCGCTCCGCAAATCTGGCCGGTCTCGTGGCGGAAGATCACGTGGATCACCGCGCGAATCTGACCGGTCGCGCGAGTGAGCGTCACGTGGGTCCCGAGGATCTGGTCGGTCGATTCCTCGATCTCTAGGATCGGGCCGGTCTCGTGGGTCTCGTAGATCAggtcggtcacgtggatcCGGCCGGTCGCGTGGATCTCTCTCGGCGCCTCCCCGCGAGTCTCGTTTagatcctcctcctggaccATCATCGTAACGGCGTCGGTTGTCGAACCGGCGGTCGTCCCAGCGGCGGTCGAAGCGCGGTGGTGTGTTGCCCTGGTAACGCGGGTCTGCTCCTCCGGGTCCAGGagggcctcctcctcctggtgGGCCGCGATAGCCCCGGTTGTCTCGTTTACCTGTCAGGCTACGGGGACCTGTGGGAATCTCTTGTTTGAAGTTAGGGCCTGGTGGGCGCCGCTCGAATCGTCGGCGGTCGTCAAAACGGCGgttctgtgttagtaaaGGTTATGGATCTTGCAACGAGGGTACTGTGGTTGTAGCAAAAACAGCATGAGTGTCTGAGTGAGGAACAGAAGCAGTCCCTACTCACATCAGACATGATAGTCAGTGGGTGCAGGGCAGCACAATGACAGCAGCGACGGTGGAGACAACTGTAACGGTGGCAGTGGTAGCATTGCATCTAAAGTCTCACTCGAAGCTCCCCAGAAGTGTCGATTGGTGGCCTACACACAATGTAAAGGTGGCACAGAAGTAGAGTTCTGGGTGCGTTGGTCCACAGCCGGTAgtgatgttggtgttgatggtgtGAACTCGTACATAGATGAGGTAGGGTATCTGACGTATAACAGAATGGTATTGCAATGTTACCTTTTTTCGATCGTTTGGGTTGCATCTGATTTGGATCGTTGAGGTACTGTGACACATCCTCCCCTCTATGCTTGGTCAAATATCTGCGGCTCAAGCAGTTGGGACCTGGGCTGCATGCGCTGCTGTATCTGAGTCGGAACACGGAACAGCAACTGTTCAACATGGACTTGAACGGCAGAATCTGAACAGTAAGTGATGGAAATTTGGTGGCGCCGTGACGGTACATCCATGTTCTGTTAAAAACATCGGGTATCGCGTGACCTGAATGAATGCAGATGGTATCTCAGAATGCCACGTAAACATGGACCATGTTGTCCTCAATACCAACGTCAAGGAACGTGCTCGCGTCTCGAATGCCACTCGCTTCAAGGCTGTCGCCCGTTTCGCCCTCTCatctcttttctctctccttGGTATCACGTTGGTATCATCTTAGTCATCATCTTGAATTGTTCATTTTAGCCCCTAAAAACACGCCATAGTGCTCAGAACGCCTGCTCAGTGTACTGCCCGCGTCTCTCCTCTAGTTACACCCGTCAACCCACCTTTTTGTCACACTTTTCTCTCCGCTTTCACTCAACCTAGGCTCTCGTTCATGTCTCTCGGGTACTCACATCTTCCCTCCTCTGTCGTTTGTACTCGGCAGCCTCGCGTTCTCTTCTGCGACGCTCCTTGTCGCGTTCCTCCAGACGTCGCACATCTTGCGCAGACGACGACGGATAGTTGCCCGACATGGCCAGTGTTGTGTGTAGATGTAGAGTGGTGAGAATTAACCAGATAGGGTTAGGGGGgttgggttagggttggtTGGTGTGCTGTTACACGGCAGTGAATAATGATCTGTAGGTGACCGATGGTGTCGTCCTATAGCATGTGATCGGCTCGAGTTGGGAGTTTATGTTGGCTTATGTGTTTCCGGGCGTTGTACTAAAATAACACGTTGTTCGGTGGCGATTCCATCGGTCATATGTACACACTATTTTTGCCTCCTAACTGCAGCATGTGAAGTGGCGTATCACACGGAAGAAGACGGCCCTCGGAAGCGACGATAGAACACACTCATGCCCCGCCGATCACAACTAAAATGATACTGCCAAATATCCACACATATTCCTACACAACTGCGATGAATAAGCACGGTAGAGTTTTGAGGAAATTGGGTGCAACCAACGCACACCCACGATTGACAGAAGCAAGGAACCAACAACCTGACAGTTGGTATTGAGGAGTTAGAGACAGGAtacatcacgtgacaaccCGACACCGTCATAAATATTACAAGTTTGCATTCCATTTACACGACACACGCGTCAACTCGGGTGACACAACCATCGGCCGGGTAACACCATAATTAGGTCAACACGGGATAGAGTTCTGCTACTGTAGTGCAGCATGGggcactacttgtagattaCCTAAGCAGTGAGGCGAGATAGTTACATAAGCAAACTCTGCGTTTCACTCCGCCCTAGTAAAACACAGTCTGGGGTAAACCTGTCGCAGCCGAATTCTCACAAGATTAAGGTCTTCATTATTTCGACTGGTGCATGACATCTGGGGcgagtacaatacatatcgtatgtactcaTGAGTTACAAGGCTGATACTTGACACATATGGAGCACAAGTGAATGAACCAGATGAAAATGGGTGTGGTAGGGGAAGTCAGCTCTAGGCTCCGTCACATTGTAGACATCAAAAATGTGACTGTCGTCCACCGCCTAATCTTCTCACCTATCTTAACTCAACATTTCCCATTTCCAACCGGCATGGACTGTTTTCTCACAGCAGAGTTCTAAAGCTTCTCAggttcaagtacaaggaaATAGACATGGCCTTGTCGGACTctagctacagtacttatAGGTGGTGATGTTCATCCCATGAATCTCCCAGAGTAGCAACCTACGGCGAACTTGCGAGCGAGGAGACGAATACGACTCGCGTGTGGAGAGTGCATGGCTCGTCATTGCAAAGTCGGACCGATGTTTGCTCCGGTAGCGAGACTTCTTGCCCTAACCAAGCCTACTTTGATCAACTTTAACGGCTGATATCGTTTGATTGTCCTAT includes:
- a CDS encoding uncharacterized protein (Compare to YALI0B20262g, similar to Saccharomyces cerevisiae SNT1 (YCR033W); ancestral locus Anc_1.141, some similarities with uniprot|P25357 Saccharomyces cerevisiae YCR033w similarity to nuclear receptor co- repressor N-Cor singleton); the protein is MSGNYPSSSAQDVRRLEERDKERRRREREAAEYKRQRREDNRRFDDRRRFERRPPGPNFKQEIPTGPRSLTGKRDNRGYRGPPGGGGPPGPGGADPRYQGNTPPRFDRRWDDRRFDNRRRYDDGPGGGSKRDSRGGAERDPRDRPDPRDRPDLRDPRDRPDPRDRGIDRPDPRDPRDAHSRDRSDSRGDPRDLPPRDRPDLRSDPRDLSRDRVEDGSVSRVPPADDLFPHFVKNESPSVPPAVAASAAASASNSVCNSPSDERRFSRDTRDARDSLSRESVRKSPLPRDLHRSASPDVASPARNGSRPLRKPHQKSLPKHASSLSHQHDLHTYSDTHPEEPEEIARKKGVEVKHDDSKRVKELKEEVKKEGRQLKADTPGPADIAMHEDPVIENGKEEKVVKNGTDHIAESMPPKTTENYVQKEKMASTDGKVKEEKVREGKIKEDKEVKEDKRPKTQSDKPTEAKKPMENHVESKVDAKAETKVAENKAADTKTAEANEADKPSAVEKSEAAAEEVKEKVKGPIKEPVKECVKEEAKTKEHAKESSAHGTSDAPTMAAVSTVTPTLTTSAKDNILIADAAPKAAPKTTVETSTPTVATNEPSTAPATAEKPPITEAPSAAVDDDMGDALEKELELEMQKLEEEMEVEEEAAVAAAATSASVSPTTARSLAATSIETLPVRSISLPTVPPVSQQQSQRLSLPGGLALPGATGATGSTAATASTVTPPVDPAPVTEDVVMKDAVLERAVDAVEANEAAAAAAVAHVESDKMDVCLEPESKEEPEKMDVKAPAPAKVTFAVEEKLESLVDKEETPAAPAVKEELPAAVGDGVSPRTATVGVRGQETTPTAVVTKKAEPVAAPVAVSPVVITASIDFQPDEFPMTRLENTYFSNRLLPRSERVAEMRYLRSIPLKSTRDYKCYRTNTRNFAVIQPLLAARISDRNKAIYAKKKQLQQEYISKYRLWSKQHVTRSQDEEQAVSKANQQMPRPEQTTGDKGIALPGSSVNGAPKESESGLEEKGSEKGSAEDVAAGRRGRHSHGDTVRSEAEFLEILANLEREHARDPSVRAKLTSATIPDMILDEELRQKVFFVDTNNFVADKQAFHRRLDVDGIDNFTAAEHELFCEAYAAHPKQFGRISAAMGGLRTFRDCVLHYYRTKTRVDYKAIVAGRNRRSARKGRRKKDVVDEMAFDGAIRTRRAAAPQFGEEERKRQMEGEKREVKRVKVEPSVGSVASGGGIAVNTLPATTVGEAGIGVADAAVVVAPGAVANAAPAPGDFKTSSYWSVNEVNLLPILIRSHGTNWEQVAAHFRSKSAVMVKNYFHKHGEAKGWHGLAIEADERAKRGEPLPPPPPIKQSLELTTPYAGLRKKRVSPELQLERQRQMPEQEQIRQQTVQPQEQQQQQQQQQQQQQQQQQQQQQQQQQQQQQQQQLERQQKHQQELQRQQDMRQHQTPAQHQQSAQQQELHRQQTIQHQQSAQQQHQQQQHQQQQELQRQQQSVQHQHQQSSQPPSVQQSQPQQVPQQVPHQPSAPQQQQQQPPVSARPSQPAQSLHSRSSSQSSTGTPGPYRPVAIQPQPQHVSQQQPHVSQPQHVTPASGSPQQQYIATHGRAVSYDYDHVRDPVGSMRYSPHGMRPATESMRHMHSASPPLGQSARQSPQPGPPPMAGFFATKPRSSSFKQERPNLERQQLERQRQLQEQEQVERQRQLQDQQLERQRQQQEQEHRQRQQEQERQRQLQQQQQQQEFQRQQEFQRQELQRQQELKRQQELQRQQDLQRQDLQRSTYSPYMPPLSHTPPPQQSSPTGFSLPPINAHTPHGPRQTLPPLPILQRPSKTSSITSILNGDSKPSGGRPGGITLPPLNAMAGPPSGAPGAPGAPGTPGAPPGMYPPRQQSPPGPYPPYWQ